The following proteins are encoded in a genomic region of Cyclonatronum proteinivorum:
- a CDS encoding YihY/virulence factor BrkB family protein, whose amino-acid sequence MPHEKLLNLMKEIGIVAKMTVKEWLDDNMMLHAAGLAFYTIFSLAPLLILVIAFTGFIFGEQAASGQLSLYMEEVIGAELANTVQNFVNAVSQTGQGTFATITSTIVLIFAATTVLTQLKESLNTIWDVDKSKRQPIKMFFINRLLGFLLIIIFSLLLISTFFISTLVSFISPFLEEIFPAGIRIYFIINGFIFLSISTILFSIIYRLLPDIQVRWSDVLPGAFITSVLFLLGRTAVSFYLSNAAMASTYGAAGSFVIFLIWVYYNVMVIFLGAEFTQIWTKRYGSDIKPGMFLKKD is encoded by the coding sequence ATGCCGCACGAAAAGCTGCTAAACCTGATGAAGGAAATCGGAATTGTTGCCAAAATGACGGTCAAAGAGTGGCTTGATGACAACATGATGTTACACGCTGCCGGCCTGGCTTTCTACACGATTTTCAGCCTGGCACCGCTGCTTATTTTGGTGATTGCCTTCACAGGCTTCATTTTTGGTGAACAGGCCGCTTCCGGACAGTTGAGCCTGTACATGGAAGAAGTTATTGGTGCTGAACTGGCCAACACCGTGCAGAATTTCGTGAATGCCGTATCGCAGACCGGTCAGGGCACGTTTGCCACCATCACGAGTACTATTGTCTTGATTTTTGCCGCTACGACCGTGTTGACGCAGCTAAAGGAATCGCTCAACACCATTTGGGATGTGGATAAAAGCAAGCGACAGCCCATCAAAATGTTTTTCATCAACCGCCTGCTGGGTTTTCTGCTGATCATTATTTTTTCGCTGCTGCTTATTTCAACCTTCTTCATTTCAACGCTGGTCTCATTTATCAGCCCGTTTCTTGAAGAAATATTTCCCGCCGGCATACGGATTTATTTTATCATCAATGGCTTCATCTTTCTGTCGATCTCTACAATCCTGTTCTCGATCATTTACCGGCTGCTGCCTGATATTCAGGTAAGATGGTCTGATGTACTCCCCGGTGCTTTTATTACGTCCGTTCTCTTTTTGCTGGGGCGAACCGCTGTGAGCTTTTACCTGAGTAATGCCGCAATGGCCTCGACCTACGGTGCGGCTGGCTCTTTCGTTATTTTTCTGATTTGGGTGTATTACAACGTGATGGTGATTTTTCTCGGCGCAGAGTTCACACAGATCTGGACCAAACGCTACGGTTCGGATATTAAGCCGGGTATGTTTCTGAAAAAAGACTGA
- the pdxH gene encoding pyridoxamine 5'-phosphate oxidase, producing MLKPIKNWFSKRDVQSWRTAVAAMRREYTGEPLTEEIAGDDPLQLFEQWYAEAAEQSLFDANAFVLSTVSDNRPHGRVVLLKGFDERGLVFYTNYESDKARQIEANPEVSLTFNWPESFRQLRAEGQAERISRKESDAYFNARPTESNLSAVISPQSRVVESRQWLEQKQDVLKTSLQDTGETLKRPENWGGYRIRPRYWEFWQGRTGRLHDRIVFIQDETNPAVWKKQRLAP from the coding sequence TTGCTTAAGCCCATTAAAAACTGGTTTTCAAAACGCGATGTCCAATCCTGGCGAACCGCAGTCGCAGCCATGCGTCGCGAGTACACGGGCGAACCGCTTACCGAAGAAATCGCAGGCGATGACCCGCTTCAGCTGTTTGAACAATGGTATGCCGAAGCTGCCGAACAAAGCCTGTTCGACGCCAATGCCTTTGTGCTGTCAACGGTCTCTGACAACCGTCCGCATGGACGCGTTGTATTGCTCAAAGGCTTCGATGAGCGCGGACTGGTGTTTTACACCAATTATGAAAGCGATAAGGCGCGGCAGATTGAAGCGAATCCCGAAGTCAGTCTCACCTTCAACTGGCCGGAATCTTTCCGGCAGCTTCGCGCGGAAGGACAGGCCGAGCGCATAAGTAGGAAAGAATCGGACGCCTATTTCAATGCACGTCCGACAGAAAGCAATCTCAGCGCGGTCATTTCGCCCCAAAGCCGCGTTGTCGAAAGCCGGCAGTGGCTGGAGCAGAAACAGGATGTACTCAAAACGAGCCTTCAAGACACGGGTGAAACCCTTAAGCGGCCGGAAAACTGGGGAGGCTACCGGATCAGACCGCGTTACTGGGAATTCTGGCAGGGGCGAACCGGACGTCTGCACGACCGCATTGTTTTTATTCAGGATGAGACAAACCCCGCTGTCTGGAAAAAACAGCGTCTTGCGCCCTAA
- the dusB gene encoding tRNA dihydrouridine synthase DusB — MQIGPINLPERPVILAPMEDVSDSPFRQMCKRLGADMVYTEFISSEAIIRDSDKSMHKMRFEEMERPFGIQIFGGREEAMEGAAQIAEASKPDLVDINFGCPVYKIVKKNAGSACLRDLGLMERMTEKVVEATGLPVTVKTRLGWDEETIRIQEVALMLQRLGVKALTVHCRTRAQGYKGTARWEYLKLLKDTPGLTIPIIGNGDITTPQEAKHVFDTTGVDGVMIGRAAIGNPWIFRQMKVYLATGEMLPEPSLQERMEICAEQLKASVIHHGEKYGVITMKKHYGNYLKGIRNGKKLRLELMEHDTAAPIIEALLNFNDQELYALG, encoded by the coding sequence ATGCAAATTGGCCCGATCAATCTCCCCGAAAGACCTGTAATTCTTGCACCTATGGAGGACGTAAGTGACTCCCCCTTCCGTCAGATGTGCAAGCGGCTGGGTGCTGATATGGTGTACACAGAATTCATCAGCTCTGAAGCCATCATCCGTGATTCTGATAAATCCATGCACAAAATGCGGTTCGAAGAGATGGAGCGCCCATTTGGCATTCAGATTTTCGGGGGCAGGGAAGAGGCCATGGAAGGCGCCGCGCAAATTGCGGAGGCGAGCAAGCCCGATCTTGTTGATATAAACTTCGGCTGTCCGGTTTATAAAATTGTGAAGAAAAATGCCGGCTCTGCCTGTTTGCGCGATCTGGGTCTGATGGAGCGAATGACGGAAAAAGTTGTCGAAGCTACCGGGCTGCCCGTCACCGTGAAAACACGACTGGGATGGGATGAGGAGACGATCCGGATTCAGGAGGTTGCGCTTATGCTGCAGCGGCTGGGCGTTAAGGCGCTCACGGTACACTGCCGAACCCGCGCGCAAGGCTACAAAGGAACGGCCCGCTGGGAATACCTGAAGCTTCTCAAAGATACACCCGGTCTCACCATTCCCATTATCGGCAATGGCGATATCACAACACCGCAGGAAGCGAAGCATGTGTTTGACACGACAGGGGTAGATGGCGTGATGATTGGCCGGGCCGCAATCGGCAATCCCTGGATTTTCAGGCAAATGAAGGTCTATCTCGCAACCGGTGAAATGCTGCCCGAACCCAGCCTGCAGGAGCGGATGGAAATCTGCGCTGAACAGCTGAAGGCTTCGGTTATTCATCACGGTGAAAAATATGGTGTCATCACCATGAAAAAGCACTACGGCAACTATCTCAAAGGCATTCGTAACGGCAAAAAACTGCGTCTCGAGCTGATGGAGCATGATACCGCGGCGCCCATTATAGAAGCCCTACTCAACTTTAACGATCAGGAACTATACGCGCTTGGCTAA
- a CDS encoding class I fructose-bisphosphate aldolase: MSLTLSKIEEYLGNETEALLGHECKTISKDSLYLPSADFVSQVWSQSDRNIRVLRNMQSIYNTGRLAGTGYVSILPVDQGIEHSGGASFAKNPAYFDPENIVKLAIEGGCNAVASTYGVLGAVARKYAHKIPFVVKINHNELMTYPNTFDQIMFGTIDQAYDMGAAAIGATIYFGSDESARQIVEVAQAFAYAHELGMATILWCYTRNNAFKKDGVDYHVAADLTGQANHLGVTIEADIIKQKLPEVNGGFKALNTGSSSYGKLDERIYSELTSDNPIDLTRYQLANCYMGRAGLINSGGASGDNDFADAVKTAVINKRAGGSGLISGRKAFQRPMDEGAKLLQTIQDVYLNEEVTIA, translated from the coding sequence ATGTCATTAACACTTTCGAAAATCGAAGAATATCTCGGAAACGAGACAGAAGCGTTACTCGGCCATGAGTGCAAGACCATTTCAAAAGACAGCCTGTACCTTCCGTCAGCTGATTTTGTAAGTCAGGTATGGTCACAGTCAGACCGTAACATCCGTGTACTGCGGAATATGCAGTCCATCTACAATACCGGCCGCCTCGCAGGCACCGGATATGTATCCATCCTTCCTGTAGATCAGGGTATTGAGCATTCCGGCGGTGCTTCATTTGCAAAAAACCCTGCCTACTTTGATCCTGAAAACATCGTTAAGCTGGCCATTGAAGGCGGCTGTAACGCGGTTGCTTCAACCTACGGCGTACTCGGTGCGGTTGCGCGCAAGTACGCGCACAAAATTCCGTTTGTGGTAAAAATCAACCACAATGAGCTGATGACCTATCCGAACACATTTGATCAGATCATGTTCGGTACGATTGATCAGGCTTATGACATGGGTGCCGCAGCTATCGGCGCGACCATTTATTTCGGCTCCGACGAATCTGCCCGTCAGATTGTAGAAGTTGCGCAGGCATTTGCCTATGCACACGAGCTCGGCATGGCAACCATCCTGTGGTGCTACACCCGTAACAATGCCTTCAAAAAAGACGGCGTGGACTATCACGTAGCGGCCGATCTTACCGGTCAGGCCAACCATCTTGGTGTTACGATTGAAGCCGACATCATCAAGCAAAAGCTTCCTGAAGTTAACGGTGGCTTCAAAGCGCTGAACACCGGTTCTTCTTCTTACGGAAAACTTGATGAGCGCATTTACAGTGAGCTTACAAGCGATAACCCGATTGACCTCACCCGCTATCAGCTGGCCAACTGCTACATGGGCCGCGCGGGTCTGATCAACTCCGGTGGCGCTTCCGGTGACAACGATTTTGCGGACGCCGTTAAAACCGCGGTTATCAACAAACGCGCCGGTGGTTCAGGTCTCATTAGTGGTCGTAAAGCTTTCCAGCGTCCGATGGACGAAGGTGCCAAGCTTCTCCAAACCATTCAGGATGTATATCTGAACGAAGAAGTAACCATCGCGTAA
- a CDS encoding NAD(P)H-dependent flavin oxidoreductase, with the protein MRSNRICKLFGIRYPIIQAGMVWCSGWKLAAAVSKKGGLGIIGAGSMYPEVLRQHIQRLRAATDKPFAVNVPLLYPDIDQHMAVIEAEQVPIVFTSAGNPATWTGWLKERGIVVVHVVPNVSLARKCEQRGVDAVVCEGFEAGGHNGKDEITTLCLIPQAAEALQIPVIAAGGIGDGRAVAAAFALGAEAVQIGSRFAATLESSAHENFKEKIVEADDRATVLCMKDVVPVRLIKNAFYEKIQAAENRCAPPDEIRAILGKRRAKAGIFEGDLVEGELEIGQISGLIRDIPSAADLFDRLLQEYQQSVAGLPPQL; encoded by the coding sequence ATGCGCAGCAACCGAATTTGTAAACTCTTTGGGATTCGCTATCCCATCATTCAGGCCGGTATGGTGTGGTGCTCCGGCTGGAAACTTGCGGCTGCCGTTTCCAAAAAAGGCGGACTTGGTATTATTGGTGCGGGTTCCATGTATCCGGAAGTGCTCAGGCAGCACATTCAGCGCCTGAGGGCCGCAACCGATAAACCCTTCGCGGTAAACGTACCCCTGCTCTACCCCGATATTGATCAGCACATGGCCGTGATTGAAGCGGAGCAAGTGCCGATTGTATTTACCTCTGCGGGTAACCCCGCGACCTGGACCGGATGGCTGAAAGAGCGGGGCATTGTAGTGGTTCACGTGGTGCCCAATGTGAGTCTCGCGCGCAAGTGTGAACAGCGCGGCGTGGACGCTGTGGTTTGTGAAGGTTTTGAAGCCGGCGGCCATAACGGCAAAGATGAAATCACAACCCTCTGCCTGATTCCGCAGGCGGCGGAGGCGCTGCAGATACCTGTTATTGCTGCCGGGGGAATTGGGGACGGACGTGCTGTGGCAGCGGCTTTTGCACTTGGGGCAGAAGCGGTTCAGATCGGCTCCCGCTTTGCAGCAACGCTGGAAAGTTCAGCACACGAAAATTTTAAAGAGAAAATTGTGGAAGCGGATGACCGCGCAACGGTGCTCTGCATGAAAGACGTGGTGCCGGTTCGACTCATCAAAAACGCGTTTTACGAAAAAATACAGGCCGCAGAAAACCGCTGTGCACCTCCTGATGAAATTCGTGCTATATTAGGAAAACGACGCGCCAAAGCCGGCATATTCGAAGGTGACCTTGTTGAAGGGGAACTCGAAATAGGGCAAATTTCAGGATTAATCCGGGATATCCCCTCCGCTGCCGATTTGTTCGACCGTCTGCTTCAGGAGTATCAGCAAAGTGTAGCCGGGCTTCCCCCTCAGCTCTGA
- a CDS encoding lysylphosphatidylglycerol synthase transmembrane domain-containing protein, whose product MSSPNKHIAGSPRDLISNKYLFISISLSVVATGIVLYLTYTPEGFEHVRLKRMPGLVIASVVMFLKIWFTAAKIRYLAEKKISWAGAFRIVLSWDFASAITPSTIGGAPLGIYAMTREHIPLGQASAITFYTILLDQIFYLMVIPILIIGGIYMEVIPQAFGVIGKSAMGFVYLSLLGYGAVLAYGVLINPLYLKKMVQALFRLPFLRKYADSVDKELDNLVKTSGVLSRKPFSFLAKAYGLAALAWMARAALPAIVVLSFLPAEEVLLFFRSFAMSLATLFMPTPGGSGGVEALFVIFLGPLFDREIFIGIATFMWRFITFYSIIGIGIMVMSWYLNNAVVKSFSDSRNKEEDRNTEQDDKPAGT is encoded by the coding sequence TTGTCATCCCCCAATAAGCATATCGCAGGTTCACCACGGGATTTAATTTCCAATAAATACCTGTTTATCTCCATCTCGCTTAGCGTTGTGGCAACGGGGATTGTGCTCTATCTCACCTATACGCCGGAAGGTTTCGAGCATGTGCGGCTGAAGCGAATGCCGGGTCTGGTGATTGCGAGCGTGGTGATGTTTCTTAAGATTTGGTTTACTGCCGCAAAAATCAGATATCTGGCAGAGAAAAAGATCAGCTGGGCCGGAGCTTTCCGGATTGTGCTATCCTGGGATTTTGCTTCTGCAATTACGCCTTCCACCATTGGCGGTGCCCCTCTCGGCATTTACGCGATGACGCGCGAACACATCCCGCTGGGTCAGGCAAGCGCCATCACGTTTTACACCATTCTGCTGGATCAGATTTTTTATCTGATGGTGATTCCCATCCTGATTATCGGCGGAATCTATATGGAAGTCATTCCGCAGGCCTTTGGGGTCATTGGCAAATCGGCTATGGGGTTTGTTTATCTCAGCCTGCTCGGATACGGGGCCGTGCTGGCGTACGGTGTGCTCATCAATCCGCTATATCTGAAGAAAATGGTACAAGCCCTTTTCAGGCTCCCATTCCTCCGAAAATATGCGGATAGCGTTGATAAGGAGCTCGACAATCTGGTTAAAACATCCGGTGTGCTAAGCCGGAAACCGTTTAGTTTTTTGGCCAAAGCTTACGGACTCGCAGCCCTGGCCTGGATGGCGCGTGCCGCCCTGCCGGCCATCGTGGTGCTGAGTTTCCTGCCCGCTGAAGAAGTGCTGTTGTTCTTCCGAAGCTTTGCCATGTCGCTCGCAACGCTGTTCATGCCAACCCCCGGCGGTAGCGGCGGGGTTGAAGCGCTGTTTGTGATTTTTCTTGGTCCCCTGTTTGACCGTGAAATCTTTATCGGAATTGCTACTTTTATGTGGCGCTTTATTACGTTTTACTCCATCATCGGCATTGGCATTATGGTGATGAGCTGGTACCTGAACAACGCCGTCGTCAAAAGTTTTAGCGACAGCCGGAACAAAGAAGAAGATCGGAATACCGAACAGGACGATAAGCCTGCGGGCACATAA
- a CDS encoding sodium/proline symporter, producing the protein MTVTAEPLAIVSFIAYLILIILIGVYASRFSSQGISEYFVGGRRMNRFVVALSAVVSGRSAWLLLGVTGMAWSVGVQAVWSVMGYIIVEIWLFLYYARRLRRFAEVRNVITIPDFFAERFPAHEKLIRIVLVAIILIFMTGYVSAQFVAGGKTFVSGFGIDPFWGIAITALIVLTYTVVGGFLAVSLTDVLQGFLMLFSLVLLPLLLIVHLGGWAFVAGQLAAFDPLMLDPYALGLGAAIGGLAIGLGSPGNPHIISRYLSIENEAQLKTACMVGTLWNVLMAWGALFTGLAGRVLFPELSMLPEGDTENLFPHIAQTLLHPVFFGVIMASVFAAIMSSADSQLLVAASSLVRDVTEKMLGKGQHIPQERLVRLSRTVVVVLVLVSLFFAWVAQDLVFWLVLFAWAGLGAAIGPTSVLALYWKRTTGAGVVAGMLSGATVTIVWRLTDSLRAISYELIPGFIAGLLITVIVSLLTQPPADAEQQFDLLEGKSE; encoded by the coding sequence ATGACGGTTACAGCTGAACCCCTTGCTATTGTCTCCTTCATCGCCTATCTCATTCTTATCATCCTGATTGGCGTGTATGCTTCCCGCTTTTCTTCGCAGGGCATCAGCGAGTACTTTGTGGGAGGGAGGCGGATGAACCGTTTCGTGGTCGCACTTTCTGCCGTGGTCTCGGGAAGAAGTGCGTGGTTGTTGCTCGGCGTTACCGGCATGGCCTGGAGTGTTGGTGTTCAGGCGGTGTGGTCTGTGATGGGCTACATTATCGTGGAAATCTGGCTGTTTTTGTATTACGCCCGTCGTTTGCGGCGGTTTGCTGAAGTCCGGAATGTGATCACCATACCCGATTTTTTTGCTGAACGCTTTCCTGCCCACGAAAAGCTCATCCGGATTGTACTGGTGGCTATCATCCTGATTTTTATGACAGGTTATGTTTCGGCACAGTTTGTAGCAGGAGGGAAAACTTTTGTATCCGGTTTCGGCATCGATCCTTTTTGGGGAATTGCTATCACAGCCCTGATTGTACTAACCTACACGGTAGTGGGCGGTTTTCTGGCCGTTAGCCTTACGGATGTGCTGCAGGGCTTTCTCATGCTCTTTTCCCTTGTTTTGCTTCCCCTGTTGCTGATTGTGCACCTGGGCGGATGGGCATTTGTCGCGGGTCAGCTTGCGGCTTTTGATCCGCTCATGCTCGATCCTTACGCACTGGGTCTCGGCGCCGCCATTGGCGGACTCGCAATCGGTCTTGGTTCTCCGGGTAATCCGCACATCATATCGCGCTATCTTTCCATCGAAAATGAGGCGCAGCTTAAAACGGCCTGCATGGTAGGTACACTCTGGAATGTGCTCATGGCCTGGGGCGCACTGTTTACCGGTCTCGCAGGTCGTGTGCTCTTTCCTGAGCTTTCCATGCTGCCCGAAGGAGATACCGAGAACCTGTTCCCCCACATCGCCCAAACCCTGTTACATCCGGTGTTTTTTGGCGTCATCATGGCTTCTGTATTTGCGGCAATCATGTCATCGGCTGATTCCCAGCTTCTTGTTGCGGCATCAAGTCTGGTGCGCGATGTCACTGAAAAAATGCTCGGCAAGGGGCAGCACATCCCGCAGGAGCGGCTTGTGCGTCTGAGCCGAACGGTCGTTGTCGTGCTCGTCTTGGTGAGCCTGTTTTTCGCATGGGTTGCACAGGATCTGGTATTTTGGCTCGTCCTTTTTGCATGGGCTGGTCTCGGTGCTGCCATTGGCCCGACTTCCGTGCTTGCCCTTTACTGGAAGCGTACCACCGGAGCCGGCGTAGTGGCAGGCATGCTGAGCGGCGCCACGGTAACCATTGTCTGGCGGCTTACCGATTCGCTCAGGGCCATCTCCTATGAACTAATCCCGGGATTTATCGCGGGTCTCCTCATCACGGTTATCGTCAGCTTACTTACGCAGCCACCGGCTGACGCAGAACAGCAGTTTGATTTGCTTGAAGGAAAGTCAGAGTAA
- a CDS encoding undecaprenyl-diphosphate phosphatase, translating into MDLLEAIILALVQGVTEFLPISSSGHLRIAGALLGQELDTDLLFDLIVHFGTLFSVFIYFRQKLTELLFSVFRILKSPVSCFRNWDNDYDLRFNTFILVSMIPAGIAGFTIRDQVETVFANPVGISSMFMVTGFMLYATKFYGEGTKGLTLKNTFIVGLAQALALLPGISRSGATISMAVYLGIKREDIANFTFIMMIPVLAGATLVDLLKLQTTGLADDMVLPLIVGFFVALVSGYYALKYLIILFKSKGIFYFAWYCWAIGIFGLIYFGLLGN; encoded by the coding sequence ATGGATTTACTGGAAGCAATTATCCTGGCGCTTGTGCAGGGGGTAACCGAATTTCTTCCCATTTCAAGCTCAGGACATTTGCGTATTGCAGGTGCACTTCTGGGGCAGGAACTTGATACCGATCTTCTTTTTGATCTGATTGTTCACTTCGGAACCCTGTTTAGCGTTTTCATCTACTTTCGGCAGAAACTCACGGAGCTACTCTTTTCTGTTTTCAGAATTCTGAAAAGCCCTGTGAGTTGTTTCCGTAACTGGGACAATGATTATGACCTGCGCTTTAACACCTTCATTTTGGTAAGTATGATTCCCGCCGGAATTGCAGGCTTTACCATTCGGGATCAGGTGGAGACGGTTTTTGCGAATCCGGTTGGCATTTCTTCCATGTTTATGGTCACGGGTTTCATGCTTTATGCCACTAAATTTTATGGAGAGGGGACCAAAGGTCTTACCCTTAAAAATACGTTCATTGTTGGTTTGGCACAGGCTTTGGCGCTATTGCCGGGTATCAGCCGCTCGGGGGCAACCATTTCCATGGCGGTATATTTGGGCATCAAACGGGAAGACATCGCGAATTTCACGTTTATTATGATGATTCCTGTCCTTGCCGGAGCAACCCTTGTTGATTTACTCAAGCTTCAGACGACAGGTCTTGCCGATGATATGGTCCTGCCACTTATCGTAGGCTTTTTCGTTGCGCTCGTATCCGGATATTATGCGCTGAAGTATCTGATCATTCTGTTCAAATCAAAAGGTATCTTTTACTTTGCCTGGTATTGCTGGGCCATCGGTATTTTTGGTTTGATTTACTTTGGACTCTTAGGAAACTAA
- a CDS encoding DUF3127 domain-containing protein, with the protein MSLELNGTLIQILPVQSGQGRNGPWQKQDFVVETPGQYPKKVCFTMWGDKANVLQNFSQGQHLNVAFDVESREYNGRWYTDCKAWKVMPADGGGAPAPGQSYSEDIPPLDDKDLPSIDEDSDLPF; encoded by the coding sequence ATGTCACTCGAATTAAATGGTACACTGATTCAGATTTTACCCGTTCAATCCGGACAGGGCAGAAACGGCCCCTGGCAAAAGCAGGATTTTGTGGTTGAAACCCCAGGACAGTATCCCAAGAAAGTATGCTTCACCATGTGGGGGGATAAAGCAAACGTACTGCAAAACTTTTCTCAGGGACAGCATCTAAATGTAGCTTTCGATGTTGAATCCCGCGAATACAACGGCCGCTGGTACACCGATTGCAAGGCATGGAAAGTTATGCCGGCTGACGGCGGCGGAGCCCCGGCTCCCGGACAATCCTACTCCGAAGATATCCCCCCGCTGGACGACAAGGATTTGCCTTCAATTGATGAAGACAGCGACCTTCCGTTCTAA
- a CDS encoding DUF4837 family protein has protein sequence MLHRRSIFFLLPVLFLSLAACQGDYRPEAVGAPSEVIVLMDSTHADGPLGDAIRNTFGALIMTMPREEPRFDLIFRDLRTNVDMDIVHRHKNVIIAGPIDDQTNVSTFIRSLLGENVRESIRQNQSFNYLLRNVWSRNQAVKILSGPDIETLSNRILQNERRLVTELHDIELERWHRYVYRRAEQTDLSRDILETHGWSFRIQHDYRLGVDTLNVLTLRRFLPDNDRWIWVWWEDDFDDFDSIDREWITNKREDINRKYIQGGSEGKFVRTDFNRPYEQRFMSIAGMEAYESRGIWRMENDLMGGPFINYTMFDQENNRLFMMEFGQFSPRWDQRRFLYQFEAMARTFVSNPEAIVERDS, from the coding sequence ATGCTTCACAGACGCTCAATATTTTTTCTTCTTCCTGTACTCTTTCTCAGCTTAGCAGCCTGTCAGGGTGATTACCGCCCGGAAGCTGTTGGTGCTCCCAGTGAAGTCATCGTTCTCATGGATTCCACCCATGCTGACGGACCACTTGGAGACGCTATCCGAAATACTTTTGGTGCGCTGATTATGACCATGCCAAGAGAAGAGCCCCGGTTTGATCTCATTTTCCGGGACTTACGCACCAACGTTGATATGGATATTGTTCACCGGCATAAGAATGTGATCATTGCAGGACCCATAGATGACCAAACGAATGTCTCAACCTTTATCAGGTCATTGCTGGGTGAAAATGTCAGGGAAAGCATACGACAGAATCAGAGTTTTAATTACTTACTCAGAAATGTGTGGTCAAGAAATCAGGCGGTCAAGATTCTGAGTGGTCCCGATATTGAAACCCTTTCCAACAGAATTCTGCAAAATGAGCGCAGGCTCGTGACCGAGCTGCACGATATTGAGCTCGAGCGCTGGCACAGGTATGTGTACCGCCGTGCAGAACAAACTGATCTGTCACGAGATATTCTCGAAACCCATGGCTGGTCATTCCGGATTCAGCATGATTACCGGCTGGGTGTGGATACGCTCAACGTACTTACCCTGCGCAGATTCCTGCCCGATAATGACCGCTGGATCTGGGTCTGGTGGGAGGATGATTTCGATGATTTTGATTCAATAGACCGTGAATGGATTACAAACAAGCGGGAAGACATTAACCGGAAGTACATTCAGGGCGGATCAGAAGGCAAATTTGTCAGAACTGATTTTAACCGGCCCTACGAGCAGCGTTTTATGAGTATTGCCGGCATGGAAGCCTACGAATCCCGCGGCATCTGGCGCATGGAAAACGACCTGATGGGTGGTCCGTTCATCAATTACACCATGTTCGATCAGGAAAACAACCGCTTATTTATGATGGAGTTCGGACAATTCTCCCCGCGCTGGGATCAGCGTCGTTTTCTCTATCAGTTTGAGGCCATGGCCCGTACATTTGTATCCAATCCGGAAGCCATCGTGGAAAGAGATTCCTAA
- the trpA gene encoding tryptophan synthase subunit alpha: MESVNKTDQLVVSEGMKRVFENRKPGEKIMNLFITAGFPDKSATVDLILGYEKNGADIIELGMPFSDPLADGPTIQYSSEVALAGGLMMDDIFDMVKQVREKSEIPIVLMGYLNPLLYYGIEPFFERCAESGVDGLILPDVPVEESSLLAEESRKYQVPLIYLVAPNSTDERMRLVDSRSGGFVYCVSVTGVTGARSRGEVEESVNRFIERVNANITQNPVLVGFGISSHEDAMQISQKTDGFVVGSALINHIRGLQHEANWMEHHFEFVRSLKYGEVETA, translated from the coding sequence ATGGAATCAGTGAATAAAACCGATCAGCTTGTTGTATCCGAAGGCATGAAACGGGTTTTTGAAAACAGAAAGCCCGGCGAAAAAATCATGAATCTGTTCATTACGGCTGGCTTCCCGGATAAATCTGCAACCGTTGATCTCATCCTGGGTTATGAAAAAAACGGAGCTGATATTATTGAGCTCGGTATGCCCTTCAGCGATCCGCTGGCAGACGGACCAACCATTCAGTATTCGAGTGAGGTAGCCCTTGCAGGCGGTCTGATGATGGATGATATTTTTGACATGGTAAAACAAGTCCGTGAAAAATCTGAGATTCCCATTGTGCTTATGGGCTACCTTAACCCGCTCTTGTATTACGGCATTGAACCTTTTTTTGAGCGATGTGCAGAATCAGGTGTTGACGGGCTGATACTACCTGACGTTCCGGTTGAAGAAAGCAGCTTGCTGGCTGAAGAAAGTCGCAAATATCAGGTTCCCCTGATCTATTTGGTTGCCCCAAACAGCACAGATGAAAGAATGCGGCTGGTTGATTCGCGCTCCGGTGGCTTTGTGTATTGTGTTTCCGTAACGGGTGTGACCGGTGCACGCAGCCGCGGGGAAGTAGAGGAGTCCGTTAACCGCTTCATCGAGCGGGTGAATGCTAATATCACGCAGAACCCGGTGCTCGTGGGTTTTGGCATTAGTTCACATGAAGACGCTATGCAGATTTCACAGAAAACCGACGGTTTTGTCGTCGGATCTGCCCTGATTAATCATATTCGCGGACTTCAACATGAAGCAAACTGGATGGAGCACCATTTTGAGTTTGTGCGCAGCCTAAAATATGGCGAGGTGGAAACGGCCTAA